In Curtobacterium sp. TC1, the following proteins share a genomic window:
- a CDS encoding LLM class flavin-dependent oxidoreductase, producing MRFGYWTPLFGGWLRNVDNENMPVTFDYVKRLAQRAERIGFDLTLVPELNLNDIKGTAAPSLEAWSLAAAIAATTERLEIMAAMRPGYHLPAVTAKQAATIDDISCGRFTFNVVSAWWAEEAKQYGGIFSEHDDRYKRTAEFVEVMKGMWRETPYSFSGEYYDVQNAHLEPKPRVTPRIYAGGESEAGKAAITGYADAYVTHGGTVEELRTKIAEMKQRRVDAGLPPFEAFGMAAYVIVRETEEEAQAELARITDVQHGNAYESYQDFISKSQLEHVPSLEDYSVSNRGLRPGFVGTPAQVAARIKEFEDAGVDTLLLQFSPQLEEMDRFGEQVIPLVRPSVAAPSEAVV from the coding sequence GTGCGATTCGGATACTGGACCCCGCTCTTCGGCGGCTGGCTGCGCAACGTCGACAACGAGAACATGCCGGTCACCTTCGACTACGTGAAGCGCCTGGCGCAGCGCGCCGAGCGGATCGGCTTCGACCTGACGCTCGTGCCGGAGCTCAACCTCAACGACATCAAGGGCACGGCCGCGCCGTCGCTCGAGGCCTGGTCGCTCGCGGCGGCCATCGCGGCGACGACCGAGCGCCTCGAGATCATGGCGGCCATGCGTCCCGGCTACCACCTGCCGGCGGTGACTGCCAAGCAGGCGGCGACGATCGACGACATCTCGTGCGGCCGCTTCACGTTCAACGTGGTGAGCGCGTGGTGGGCGGAAGAGGCCAAGCAGTACGGCGGCATCTTCTCGGAGCACGACGACCGGTACAAGCGGACCGCGGAGTTCGTCGAGGTCATGAAGGGGATGTGGCGGGAGACCCCGTACTCGTTCTCGGGTGAGTACTACGACGTCCAGAACGCCCACCTCGAGCCGAAGCCCCGCGTGACGCCGCGTATCTACGCCGGTGGCGAGAGCGAGGCGGGCAAGGCCGCGATCACCGGGTACGCCGACGCCTACGTCACCCACGGCGGCACGGTCGAAGAACTCCGCACGAAGATTGCCGAGATGAAACAGCGCCGCGTCGACGCCGGGCTGCCGCCGTTCGAGGCGTTCGGCATGGCCGCCTACGTCATCGTCCGCGAGACCGAGGAGGAGGCACAGGCCGAGCTCGCGCGGATCACCGACGTGCAGCACGGCAACGCGTACGAGTCGTACCAGGACTTCATCTCGAAGTCGCAGCTCGAGCACGTCCCCTCGCTCGAGGACTACTCGGTGTCGAACCGCGGTCTGCGCCCCGGGTTCGTCGGCACGCCTGCGCAGGTCGCTGCCCGGATCAAGGAGTTCGAGGACGCCGGGGTGGACACACTGCTGCTGCAGTTCTCGCCGCAGCTCGAGGAGATGGACCGCTTCGGCGAACAGGTCATCCCGCTCGTCCGCCCGTCGGTGGCCGCGCCGTCCGAGGCGGTCGTCTGA
- a CDS encoding SDR family oxidoreductase, with protein sequence MDITNSTVFIPGATSGIGLALAQRLQAAGSTVVIGGRRQSLLDSLAAEHGFGTVQIDVADASSIETAAASVLEAYPSLDALITMSGIMRDEDLRDPAHIHDALELVQTNLVGTIRLVDAFLPHLLAQPSATLMTVTSGLAFVPLTASPTYSATKAAVHAYTQALRQQLVGSSLEVLELAPPAVMTDLMGGADFGGMPLDAFADEVMALIESGAAPEILVQNVHPLRFAERNGNHQQILEMMASREH encoded by the coding sequence ATGGACATCACGAACTCCACCGTCTTCATCCCCGGCGCGACCTCGGGCATCGGCCTCGCCCTGGCCCAGCGCCTGCAGGCCGCCGGCAGCACCGTCGTCATCGGCGGCCGTCGCCAGTCGCTCCTCGACTCCCTCGCCGCCGAGCACGGCTTCGGCACCGTGCAGATCGACGTCGCCGACGCGTCGTCGATCGAGACCGCCGCCGCCTCGGTGCTCGAGGCGTACCCGTCGCTCGATGCCCTCATCACCATGTCCGGGATCATGCGCGACGAAGACCTCCGCGACCCCGCGCACATCCACGACGCCCTCGAGCTCGTCCAGACGAACCTGGTCGGCACGATCCGGCTCGTCGACGCGTTCCTGCCGCACCTGCTCGCACAGCCCTCGGCCACCCTGATGACGGTCACGTCCGGGCTCGCGTTCGTCCCGCTCACCGCGTCGCCGACCTACAGCGCGACGAAGGCAGCCGTGCACGCCTACACGCAGGCCCTCCGTCAGCAGCTGGTCGGTTCGTCGCTCGAGGTGCTCGAACTCGCCCCGCCGGCCGTGATGACCGACCTGATGGGCGGCGCCGACTTCGGTGGGATGCCGCTCGACGCCTTCGCCGACGAGGTCATGGCCCTCATCGAGTCCGGCGCCGCCCCGGAGATCCTGGTGCAGAACGTGCACCCGCTGCGCTTCGCCGAACGCAACGGCAACCACCAGCAGATCCTCGAGATGATGGCGTCCCGCGAGCACTGA
- a CDS encoding helix-turn-helix transcriptional regulator, which translates to MDRAALADFLRRRRELLRPEDVGLGQGPRRRTPGLRREEVAALAGMSVDYYTRLEQQRGPQPSEQMIAAIARALRCSLDERDHLFHLAGQNAPTRMHRADHVDPAILRVLDRLEDTPAIVVSHLGETLVENRLAAALLGSSVSLPGNERYQAWRWFVTGDELAKYAPEQHERLARVVVASLRAAVGLAGPGDRRATELIAELQTRSPEFRELWAKHEVATRWSDNKTIVQPQLGRITVDCQVLHTDDQAQALLLFTAPAGSEDAQKLELLGVVGQQTFAG; encoded by the coding sequence ATGGACCGCGCTGCACTCGCCGACTTCCTCCGCCGTCGCCGCGAACTGCTGCGCCCCGAGGACGTCGGCCTCGGGCAGGGGCCGCGACGCCGGACGCCTGGTCTCCGGCGCGAAGAAGTCGCTGCGCTCGCGGGCATGTCGGTCGACTACTACACGCGTCTGGAACAGCAGCGCGGCCCGCAGCCGTCGGAGCAGATGATCGCCGCGATCGCCCGGGCGCTGCGCTGCAGTCTCGACGAGCGCGACCACCTGTTCCACCTCGCGGGGCAGAACGCCCCGACCCGGATGCACCGCGCCGACCACGTCGACCCCGCGATCCTGCGGGTGCTCGACCGGCTCGAGGACACCCCCGCGATCGTGGTCAGTCACCTGGGCGAGACGCTGGTCGAGAACCGGCTCGCCGCGGCACTGCTCGGGTCGTCCGTCAGCCTGCCCGGCAACGAGCGCTACCAGGCGTGGCGGTGGTTCGTGACCGGGGACGAGCTCGCGAAGTACGCGCCGGAGCAACACGAACGACTGGCCCGGGTCGTGGTGGCGTCGCTGCGGGCGGCGGTGGGGCTCGCTGGACCGGGGGACCGCCGGGCCACCGAACTGATCGCCGAGCTGCAGACCCGCAGCCCCGAGTTCCGCGAGCTCTGGGCGAAGCACGAGGTGGCCACTCGCTGGTCCGACAACAAGACGATCGTGCAGCCCCAGCTCGGCCGGATCACCGTCGACTGCCAGGTGCTGCACACCGACGACCAGGCGCAGGCACTGCTGTTGTTCACCGCGCCCGCAGGTTCCGAGGACGCGCAGAAGCTCGAGCTGCTCGGCGTCGTCGGACAGCAGACCTTCGCCGGCTGA
- a CDS encoding RimK family alpha-L-glutamate ligase: MSTPRVYVIHENPEWFPPLAAAFEAEGVPVQEILLTEGQIDLGAEPEPGVYWSRMSASSHTRGHEHSKEYTRAVLGWLERAGRQVVGGSHVLELEVSKVAQHGLLQQAGFDVPRTTAVFGTTTLKQAARTFTNGQDVPFITKHNQGGKGLGVRRFDSLAEFDAYVDSPEFEAPVDGITLLQEFLTAREPFITRVEFVGGEFVYAVRVDTSAGSFELCPADACEVPQVIAGAVCDVPGADQPSAFSVRTEVTAEHPLVQQLRGFLAEQRIQIAGVEFMETTDGRTVVYDINTNTNYNPAVEETAPASGPRSIARYLGGLLETQYAAQLTA; encoded by the coding sequence GTGAGCACTCCCCGCGTGTACGTCATCCACGAGAACCCCGAGTGGTTCCCGCCGCTCGCCGCCGCCTTCGAGGCCGAGGGTGTCCCGGTGCAGGAGATCCTGCTGACCGAGGGACAGATCGACCTCGGTGCCGAGCCGGAGCCGGGCGTCTACTGGTCACGGATGTCGGCGTCGAGCCACACCCGCGGCCACGAGCACAGCAAGGAGTACACCCGCGCGGTCCTCGGCTGGCTCGAGCGGGCGGGCCGCCAGGTCGTCGGCGGCAGCCACGTGCTCGAGCTCGAGGTCTCCAAGGTGGCCCAGCACGGGCTCCTGCAGCAGGCCGGGTTCGACGTGCCCCGCACCACCGCCGTGTTCGGCACGACGACGCTCAAACAGGCCGCCCGCACCTTCACGAACGGCCAGGACGTCCCGTTCATCACGAAGCACAACCAGGGCGGCAAGGGCCTGGGCGTCCGGCGGTTCGACTCGCTCGCCGAGTTCGACGCCTACGTCGACAGCCCCGAGTTCGAGGCCCCGGTCGACGGCATCACGCTGCTGCAGGAGTTCTTGACCGCCCGTGAGCCCTTCATCACCCGCGTCGAGTTCGTCGGCGGCGAGTTCGTCTACGCCGTCCGCGTCGACACCAGCGCCGGCAGCTTCGAGCTCTGCCCCGCCGACGCGTGCGAGGTCCCGCAGGTCATCGCGGGTGCCGTCTGCGACGTACCGGGAGCCGACCAGCCGAGCGCGTTCAGCGTCCGCACGGAGGTCACCGCCGAGCACCCGCTCGTCCAGCAGCTCCGCGGGTTCCTCGCCGAGCAGCGGATCCAGATCGCGGGCGTCGAGTTCATGGAGACGACGGACGGTCGCACGGTCGTCTACGACATCAACACGAACACGAACTACAACCCCGCCGTCGAGGAGACCGCGCCGGCCTCCGGCCCGCGCTCCATCGCGCGGTACCTCGGTGGCCTGCTGGAGACGCAGTACGCGGCGCAGCTCACGGCCTGA